Proteins encoded in a region of the Zea mays cultivar B73 chromosome 2, Zm-B73-REFERENCE-NAM-5.0, whole genome shotgun sequence genome:
- the LOC103646883 gene encoding AAA-ATPase ASD, mitochondrial, with product MPSKEFWAGIGSVLAFILALFSMALNHENITLWMNKVKAFLSPYIQITIPEYGAEHLERSDFFVAIEAYLSLYCAADVRKLKAELGSHRKIPLFYVDDGQQIIDTFGGGGRGGRGRTATVWWHAYKETPKGSVSVVCQPGEEERRFYRVSFHRRFRKTVLDEYLPHVIERGRDVIAKNRQRRLFTNNPNNGWSHVAFQHPATFDTLAMDPTLKRAILEDLDAFRKRKEYYARVGKPWKRGYLLFGPPGTGKSTMISAMANYMDYDVYDLELTAVKSNNDLRRLFTKTAGKSIIVIEDIDCSVDLTGKRRGKKQQQARSSDGAEPELSPTMEEAAGAAESADGSQQLTLSGVLNFIDGLWSACGGERIIVFTTNHKDKLDPALIRRGRMDMHIEMSYCTYEAFKVLANNYLEIDDHQLFERFGKVQQLLEVTKMSPADVAEHLMRTPDDASACLEGLMLALKEKADAANR from the coding sequence ATGCCGTCCAAGGAATTCTGGGCAGGAATTGGATCAGTTCTGGCCTTCATACTCGCCCTCTTCTCCATGGCCCTGAACCACGAAAACATCACCCTGTGGATGAACAAGGTCAAAGCCTTCTTGAGCCCATACATCCAAATCACCATCCCTGAGTACGGTGCCGAGCATCTTGAACGCAGCGACTTCTTCGTTGCGATCGAGGCCTACCTCTCCCTGTACTGTGCCGCTGACGTGCGCAAGCTGAAGGCCGAGCTCGGCAGCCACAGGAAGATACCCCTGTTCTACGTCGACGACGGACAGCAGATCATCGACACcttcggcggcggcggccgcggtGGCCGCGGCCGCACGGCCACGGTCTGGTGGCACGCGTACAAGGAGACGCCAAAGGGCAGCGTCAGCGTCGTCTGCCAGCCCGGTGAAGAGGAGCGCCGCTTCTACCGAGTTTCCTTCCATCGCAGGTTCCGCAAAACTGTCCTGGACGAGTATCTGCCCCACGTCATCGAACGGGGCCGCGACGTCATCGCCAAGAACCGGCAGCGCCGCCTCTTCACCAACAACCCAAACAACGGCTGGAGCCACGTGGCGTTCCAGCACCCGGCCACCTTCGACACGCTCGCCATGGACCCGACGCTGAAGCGGGCCATCCTCGAGGACCTCGACGCCTTCAGGAAGAGGAAGGAGTATTACGCCAGGGTCGGCAAGCCATGGAAGCGTGGGTACCTGCTGTTCGGGCCCCCGGGCACCGGCAAGTCCACCATGATCTCCGCCATGGCCAACTACATGGACTACGACGTCTACGACCTGGAGCTCACGGCGGTCAAGAGCAACAACGACCTGCGGAGGCTCTTCACCAAGACGGCAGGGAAGTCCATCATCGTCATCGAGGACATCGACTGCTCCGTCGACCTCACCGGCAAGCGCAGGGGCAAGAAGCAGCAGCAGGCACGGAGCAGTGACGGAGCCGAGCCTGAGCTGTCCCCAACGATGGAGGAAGCCGCCGGCGCCGCCGAGAGTGCAGACGGCAGCCAGCAGCTGACGCTCTCCGGCGTGCTCAACTTCATCGACGGCCTGTGGTCGGCGTGCGGCGGCGAGCGCATCATCGTCTTCACCACCAACCACAAGGACAAGCTGGACCCGGCGCTCATCCGGCGAGGCAGGATGGACATGCACATCGAGATGTCCTACTGTACCTACGAGGCCTTCAAGGTGCTGGCAAACAACTACCTCGAGATCGACGACCACCAGCTGTTCGAGCGCTTCGGCAAGGTACAGCAGCTACTGGAGGTGACCAAAATGTCTCCGGCGGACGTCGCGGAGCACCTAATGCGCACGCCGGATGATGCTAGCGCGTGTTTGGAGGGTCTCATGCTGGCTCTCAAGGAGAAAGCGGATGCAGCCAACAGGTAG